The sequence TGATGAATCCACACTAAAATCAGCAGAAATCATGGTCCCACCACAGGAAAATGTGAGCAGAGATCCATTAGTGTGCACAGGAGATGGTGGACGCCACTGCAgactccgagatcgggagttttggggccTTGCGGTGCAAAACTTCGGAGCCTGCGGCCTACTTGGGTGAGAcgcggggcagacggccgctgccctgccgacaAGCCTGACTATCCCGCCAAAACCCTGTGACACCTCTAACGGGCCCCGTTCTTCCCCCCCCTtagaccgggggggttatcccggtccccactggtgggAACTGACTCTccgcaacacccccccccccccccctgcggggTATGCACAACATCAGGGGCCCTGCCTGGCGGTCTTGAGGCCCACACCGGGCGTGACTCTGCCAATCACCCATCACTCACAGGCAGCCCCAGCAACAGAAAGCATTTCATACTCACCTGGGGATTAAGCGGTGAATCCCTACTGTCTCACCTCCGCACCGTGAACTTAGGCCTGGTCTCCACGAAGGCCTTCCTGGGTCCTGAGCCCTAGAGGTCATCCCTCCAACCGCAGCCCAATGCCTGGACTGACTACACTTACCGGGAAATCCGTTGCCGGCCTTCAATGGAACCGGAACCGAGGGCACAGATGGTTGGCTCATACAGAGCCCGGGGCTGGCAGCGTGGCACACACCGGAGCCACCCCAATAGCTGGACGCAACTACTGCCCCACACGGATCGGAGGCACAGGAACAACACGACCGGCAAACCTTGCACACCTGACAACCTGCCAACGGGGAGCAGAGGGACTTTCCCAAAGAAACCCAGTGGAGCCATTcagtttggttttgtttttagttGGAAAGCTTATTATCACCCTTAATTCACCTTAAGCAAGCCGTATTAATGTTATGCGATAAGGGCTTCATGCTGCCTTCAGTGACCCTCACCAGTTATGCTATACACCATGTGGACATTTAATGACTGCCTGATCATCAGATGCAATGCTATACACACTCCTGTCGTATTAGTTATGACATAGTACAGCTTGAACAGTGTAGCATCTTCACGTTCTTAGCAGTGTTATCATTGTACCACTTATATTATTTTGCACATATAAAGCAGCAGACTTGCTTTGTGGAAATTACTCCTCCACCAAGATCACACAGATTTTAAGACATCAAGAGGAATATCCAGAATTAAGGATGACTGATCATTTATTTAAAAGCAAGGCCTTCTCATCCGTGTACCAGCAGTATATGGTTCCTGTGTCCAGTGACGTCATGAATCTGATTTTCTCATatttgaaggagaagaaaagtaaACCGTATGATACAGCAGTCGATGTTGGCTGCGGTACTGGGAGATATACAATGCCTCTAGCAAAAAGGTTCAAAAAGGTTATCGGTGTAGACATCAGTGAATCTCAGCTTGAGGAAGCCAAACAATTCTGTTCCTTGGAAAATGTAACTTTCCAGGTGGCTGCTGCTGAGAACTTACCCCTAGATGATGCATCTGTGGACCTTGTAAATGCAGGACTTGCTGCTCATTGGTTCAATGTGGAAAAATTTGTGCATGAAGCAGTTCGAGTTTTAAAGCCCAACGGCTGTCTGGCAGTTCATGCTTTTGTTCCAATTTTTAAATTACAAGATGGCAATAATGATGCAGCGCTAAATGTTGTTATGAAGCAGTGTTTAGACAAAATATCAGAATTCAAGTACGAAAACAACAATATTATGCATCACCAGTATGAAGAGGTGTTCAATGCTATACCATTAAAAGACAAGAAGTGGGTTACGGACATCCCCGTTGTATTTGAAATGTCTGTTGAAGAAATAGGATTTTTTCAGTCTATATACATGTATCAAGAATTCCTGAAACATGATAAAAATGAAGCCATCAGATTCCTGATGCATCTTGAACAGAGGTTTTGTGACATTATAGGAGATGGGTCTGAGTCAGCCCTCATTAAGGTCCATATCAAACACTATTGTGTCCTAGCCTGCAAATCATCATGAGTCTGGAGAAATAATGGACTGGGGAAGAGATAGTGTAGCATGTGTCACTTTCCTCTTGTATTCAAAATTTGTAACATATTTAAAGCTCAACAGCAGAACAAAGAACATTTAACAGataaataccattattttctgccACATGATAATATTCCATCACACGATGGAAGAGCCAGGAATGAGGACACGTAAGCAGGAAGATTTCCAACTctccatatatatttgttttttgtctcaACTGCCACATTCAAAAAATTCATTTATGGACACCAACCATCGGTAACATCCCTGTTGCTTTTGTAAAAGCTCTCATGTTTACCGCATATATAAAAAGGTATGTTTAATGTCATAAaacttacaataaaatatatgtaatacatTACAATACGTTCATGTaatctttaaataaagaaaatattgacCTTtgtttggagagaaaaaaaaaaaaaaaaagggactggAAGCTGTTTTATCccaccatataaataaaatataggaagaaaataaattagGAAGTCTGAATTATAAATTATGTTCactctttgcacatttttataagtagATATTTATCCTAATGAATGTTCACAAACAGGAAATTGTCACTaaagagtagtgttgtcgcgaacccgaaattttctaGTTCGcgacagcgaacgcgaacttccgcaaatgttcgctaaccggcgaaccgcgcgaaccgccattgacttcaatgggcaggcgaattttaaaaccaacagggactctttctggccacaaaagtgatggaaaagttgtttcaaggggactaacacctggactgtggcatgccggagggggatccatggcaaaactcccatggaaaattacatagttgatgcagagtctggttttaatccataaagagcagaaatcacctaacattgacacctgtcctcaaagccctgccctgatacacactgacacagagcagaatagagactgttcaccgtccacagagaccatgatacacactgacacagagcagaatagggactgttacccctacatagggtcacttggcaggaatggattgacacctgtcctcaaagcccatgatacacactggggggagctactgtcctccccaacccctgcgcggtgggtgggggccataaatcacaatgggggggcctactttcctcccccccggcccccatccctgcgcggtgggtggggggcataaatcacaatgggacggacctactgataggagtggagtattgttcatatcagtttaataccttccgcgtctcctatcagtggacgtgtaaatggcagagatttttaattgttgaatcccctcccctttttaggccaaggtgggaagatgcttagaccactggtatattggtgccatcttggaggatttttttttggtttggtttttgaagccacagtgctgcaccagtgggcctaaaaataaggcatgtacacatgcctgaaaaatgtggtattgttgcagccgcttctgtagcagcgggcagaaaaatttatgtttgtttcacaggcagaaagtgccctaaaacatggcagcttgaaccctagttggtggctgataagtcacgcaagtcaaacgtcattcagagctaaaatacagcaacgtgtggaccatttttagcccaaggcagctcatctcctcaggccttttttaagccaatgtatcgcccagtgtcagtcccttcgggatccatccctcattcatcttaataaaggtgaggtaatctagactttgacctaggcgacttctcttctcagtgacaatacctcctgctgcactgaaggtcctttctgacaggacacttgaagcagggcaggccagaagttctatcgcaaattgggatagctcaggccacaggtcaagcctgcacacccagtagtcaaggggttcattgctcctcagagtgtcgatatctgcagttaaggcgagtcgctctctgagggtggatcccgaagggctgtggcgatgcataggacttaaaaaaggtccgcatgtcctccatcaacaacacgtctttaaagcgtcctgtccttgccggcgtggtcgtgggaggaggaggatgatgacttccacctctccccctgttagattcccgttgttctGTGacttcacccttatacgctgtgtaaagcatactttttaatttattttgcaaatgctgcatcctttccgacttgtaattcggtaacatttccgccactttctgcttataccgggggtctagtagcgtggacacccagtacaggtcgttctccttcagcctttttatacgagggtccctcaacaggcaggacagcatgaaagatcccatttgcacaaggttggatgccgagctactcatttcccgttcctcctcctcactgatgtcattgaaggtatgttcatccccccagccacgtacaacaccacgggtaccagataggtgacaacgagcaccctgggatgcctgttgtgtttggtcttgctcctcctcctcctcaaagctacaatcctcctctgactcctcttcctcacaatcctcttccagcgttgccgcaggtccagcaagcgatgctgataaggctgtttctggtggtgatggtgaccacaactcttcctcttcctcttcctcttcacgctcatctacagcctgatccagcactcttcgcagggcacgctccaggaagaaaacaaatggtatgatgtcgctgatggtgccttcgttgcgactgactaggtttgtcacctcctcaaaaggacgcatgagcctacaggcattgcgcatgagcgtccagtaacgtggcaaaaaaattcccagctccccagaggctgtcctagcaccccgggcatacaaatattcattaacagctttttcttgttggagcaggcggtcgaacattaggagtgttgaattccaacgtgtagggctgtcgcaaatcaagcgcctcactggcatgttgtttcgccgctggatatcggcaaagtgagccatggccgtgtaggaatgcctgaaatggccacacaccttcctggcctgcttcaggatgtcctgtaagcctgtgtacttatgcacaaagcgttgtacgatcagattacacacatgtgccatgcacggcacatgtgtcaacttgcccaacttcaatgccgctatcaaattttttccgttgtcacacaccactttgccgatatccagttgctgcggagtcagccacttttccacctgtgcgttcagggcggacaggagtgcttgtccggtgtgactctctgctttcaagcaagtcaaacccaagacggcgtgacactgccgtatccgggatgtggaatagtacctggggagctgggggggtgccgttgatgtggagcaagaagcagcggcacaagaggactcagccgaggaggttatggaagaggatggagtaggaggagtagaggaggtggcagcaggactgcctgcaattcgtggcggtgtcaccaactcctctgcaatgccacgcattccttgcttgtcagccgtcagcaggtttac comes from Pelobates fuscus isolate aPelFus1 chromosome 5, aPelFus1.pri, whole genome shotgun sequence and encodes:
- the LOC134612356 gene encoding putative methyltransferase DDB_G0268948, translated to MTDHLFKSKAFSSVYQQYMVPVSSDVMNLIFSYLKEKKSKPYDTAVDVGCGTGRYTMPLAKRFKKVIGVDISESQLEEAKQFCSLENVTFQVAAAENLPLDDASVDLVNAGLAAHWFNVEKFVHEAVRVLKPNGCLAVHAFVPIFKLQDGNNDAALNVVMKQCLDKISEFKYENNNIMHHQYEEVFNAIPLKDKKWVTDIPVVFEMSVEEIGFFQSIYMYQEFLKHDKNEAIRFLMHLEQRFCDIIGDGSESALIKVHIKHYCVLACKSS